CCTATTGAAGAATCGCAAAACTTTTTAATATCATATCCTGAACCTGACATTAAACTAAGCACTCCCAGAAGAGCATATTTAGTTTTATTTGTTTTTGCCAATTTAACCTCGCCTCTTTCCTTTATATATCACTGTGATATATTATATTCATATTATATCAGTGTGATACACAAAGTCAATACTATTTTACACATTATTTCAATATTATAGGTCATAGCAATATACATATTCATATATTAAGCATGAAGGGGTGGTATTATATGAATATATATAGCAGTATAAAATTCGCTGATATTGTATTTGAGGGTGGTGGTGTAAAGGGTATTGGTCTTGTCGGTGCCTTAAAAGCATTTGAGCAAAAGGGATATCAGTGGAAAAATATTTGTGGGAATTCTGCGGGCTCCATTGTAGCTGCACTAGTTGCAGTTGGCTACTCAAGTGATGAGATAAAAAAATTAATGATGGATCTAGATTATACAAAAATTGCTGATAAAAATTATTCTATTATGCCTTTTTTCTCTAATGCTTACAATTTAATTTTAAAAAAGGGTCTTTTTAAAGGGGATTATATAAAAAACTGGATTGATGATGCTCTTTCAAATAAACTTAAACTACGCAGTAAAAAAAAAGTAACTTTTGGGGACTTGATAATTCCAGATGAACAAGGTATTCTTTTAAATAATAAAAAGTATAAAAGAAAATATAAACTGCACATTATAGCAACGGACATAAGCCGCGGAAAGATGATAATACTACCTGAAGATATTGCTGAATACGGCATAAATCCTGATGAGTTTGAGGTAAGTTTGGCAATTAGAATGAGCATATCTATTCCATACTTTTTTCAACCTGTAAAGTTATCTAATATAAATTCTAATAGAAAATCTCTAATTGTTGATGGTGGTGTTTTAAGCAATTACCCAGTTTGGCTTTTTGATGTAAATGGTATACCAAACTGGCCAACCATTGGTTTTAAACTTGGAGGGAATAAAGAAATACGAGAACATAAAATTACAAATATTTTAAACTTCACTAGCTCAATAATTGAGACTATGCTAGAAGCACAAGATGATATTCATATAAGCGAGATGAATTTTTTACGAACAGTAAAAATCGATACTCTTGATATTAAAACTACAGATTTTAATATAGAAAGTAAAAAAATAATTGACTTGTATACTTCCGGTGAAGCTTGTGCTAGGGATTTTCTCCAAACCTTCGAAAGCGACTTTAAAAAGCATAGAATTATGAGAGTTAATTCTCTTAATAATAGAACTTTTAAACGTATTTGTGATAATTTTACATCAAATGGCATTTGTTAAATTTATCCTTTAAAATTTTTAGAATTTAATTTATAACAAAAACCATTTACTTTTGAAAATATCATAAAAAAAACGTAACAAGCAGAAATTCACTTGGTACGTTTTTTATTTTAAATCCATATTGTTACATGTATAAATCAAGTTTTACATTTCTTTTTTTATACCTCTACTTAAAGTGTTTTCATAATCTATAAATTCATATACATCTTCCTCAAATAAATCACTAAAACTCTTAAGTTCATCTAAATTTAATTCTTCAATTGCCTTACTTTTTTTCTCACATGTAATAACAATATTTCCTATAACGGAGTGAGCATCTCTAAATGCCATTCCCTTGTTAACAAGATAATCTGCAGCTTCCGTAGCATTTAAAAAACCTCTTTTAACTGCATTATGCATATTATCTTTTTTAATTTTTAAAGTTCCTAACATTTCATTCATAATTTTTATGCATTTTAATACTGTATCAACAGCATCAAAGAAAGGCTCTTTATCTTCTTGCATATCTTTATTATAGGCAAGCGGGATTCCCTTCATAGTTGTAAGGAGACTCATTAAATCTCCGTATACTCTTCCAGTTTTTCCTCTTATTAATTCTGCTGCATCTGGATTTCTTTTTTGAGGCATTATACTACTACCTGTGGAGAACTCATCACTAATTTCAATGAAATTAAATTCTTTAGTACTCCAT
This window of the Clostridium estertheticum genome carries:
- a CDS encoding patatin-like phospholipase family protein, which translates into the protein MNIYSSIKFADIVFEGGGVKGIGLVGALKAFEQKGYQWKNICGNSAGSIVAALVAVGYSSDEIKKLMMDLDYTKIADKNYSIMPFFSNAYNLILKKGLFKGDYIKNWIDDALSNKLKLRSKKKVTFGDLIIPDEQGILLNNKKYKRKYKLHIIATDISRGKMIILPEDIAEYGINPDEFEVSLAIRMSISIPYFFQPVKLSNINSNRKSLIVDGGVLSNYPVWLFDVNGIPNWPTIGFKLGGNKEIREHKITNILNFTSSIIETMLEAQDDIHISEMNFLRTVKIDTLDIKTTDFNIESKKIIDLYTSGEACARDFLQTFESDFKKHRIMRVNSLNNRTFKRICDNFTSNGIC